From bacterium (Candidatus Blackallbacteria) CG13_big_fil_rev_8_21_14_2_50_49_14, a single genomic window includes:
- a CDS encoding threonine synthase produces the protein MWKGLIHQYRAFLPVSDQTPLVSLHEGNTPLIYAAHLSELTGAQVWLKYEGLNPSGSFKDRGMTMAISKALEAGSKAVMCASTGNTSASMAAYCAKAGMKGYILVPDGYVALGKLSQAIAHGSQVVPIKGNFDQALDLVRALCEKYPVTLVNSVNPFRIEGQQTGAFEVCDQLGSPPDILAIPVGNAGNITAYWKGFKAYHSKGLTEFLPRMWGFQAEGAAPIVYKRRIEKPDTIATAIRIGNPASWQFAEQALEESRGRIDAVTDAEILAAYGLLSKKEGIFCEPASAASVAGILKMKAADKIPAGARIVCVLTGHGLKDPDRAIAYHTQGQELQAVEPTLDALTELLAF, from the coding sequence ATGTGGAAAGGTTTGATTCATCAGTACCGCGCGTTTCTGCCGGTTTCTGACCAGACACCCCTGGTGTCTTTGCATGAGGGCAATACCCCTTTGATTTATGCCGCTCATCTCAGTGAACTGACAGGGGCACAGGTCTGGCTTAAATATGAGGGGTTGAATCCCTCTGGCTCTTTTAAAGACAGAGGCATGACCATGGCTATTTCCAAAGCGCTTGAAGCTGGCAGCAAAGCCGTGATGTGTGCTTCAACAGGGAATACTTCGGCTTCAATGGCCGCCTATTGTGCCAAAGCGGGTATGAAAGGGTATATCTTGGTACCCGATGGCTATGTGGCTTTGGGCAAATTGTCTCAAGCCATTGCCCATGGTTCTCAGGTGGTACCGATCAAGGGGAATTTTGATCAGGCCCTGGACTTGGTGCGTGCGCTTTGCGAAAAATACCCTGTCACCCTGGTGAATTCAGTCAATCCTTTTCGGATTGAGGGCCAACAGACCGGTGCTTTTGAGGTTTGCGACCAATTGGGCAGCCCGCCAGATATTTTGGCCATTCCTGTAGGCAATGCAGGCAATATTACAGCCTATTGGAAGGGCTTTAAGGCCTATCACAGCAAAGGTCTGACCGAATTCTTGCCCCGCATGTGGGGCTTTCAGGCCGAGGGTGCTGCGCCGATCGTTTACAAACGCCGCATTGAAAAACCCGATACGATCGCGACTGCGATTCGAATTGGCAATCCGGCCAGCTGGCAGTTTGCTGAGCAGGCCCTTGAAGAATCACGGGGTCGGATCGATGCCGTGACCGATGCTGAAATTTTGGCGGCCTATGGCTTGCTTTCTAAAAAAGAGGGCATTTTCTGTGAGCCCGCTTCAGCTGCTTCTGTGGCTGGCATTCTGAAAATGAAGGCCGCAGATAAAATTCCTGCGGGAGCACGGATTGTCTGTGTCCTGACCGGGCATGGTTTGAAAGATCCAGACCGTGCCATTGCCTACCATACCCAGGGCCAGGAACTTCAGGCTGTTGAACCCACGCTGGATGCTTTGACTGAATTGCTGGCTTTCTAA
- a CDS encoding PAS domain-containing sensor histidine kinase, which yields MLSWSNFELTSDLLQLQVLYQELERKYLQQSNELQALEALHAELQLKLEKGRETVSAVETLSEASSQVDRLQVMELKIQELEQFTYIASHDLQEPLRKIKNFSEMLMEHSRSQLDSRSLKYMKYILDGTERMQALLQNLLLYSRSMRNAPQQRLSLDMPLRQAIEDLELRIQETQAEIEIQTPLPIVLANPTQMCQLFQNLLSNALKFCVEAPKIFVGCEQKSDQWLLSIRDNGIGFSPEDTQSIFDAFHRLHNKSEYPGTGIGLAICQKIMFQHKGKIWAESAVGKGSTFFFSLPILKEEGSVHVSD from the coding sequence GTGCTGAGCTGGAGCAATTTTGAGTTAACTTCGGATTTACTTCAACTTCAGGTTTTGTACCAAGAGCTTGAGCGAAAGTATTTGCAACAATCCAATGAACTTCAAGCCTTAGAAGCCCTTCATGCTGAATTGCAACTTAAACTTGAAAAAGGTCGTGAAACTGTCTCTGCTGTTGAGACTTTGTCAGAAGCTTCTTCTCAGGTTGATCGGTTACAGGTAATGGAGTTAAAAATCCAGGAATTGGAACAGTTTACCTATATTGCTTCTCATGATTTACAAGAGCCTTTGCGCAAGATCAAAAATTTCAGTGAAATGCTGATGGAGCACAGTCGATCCCAATTGGATTCGCGCTCACTTAAATATATGAAATATATTCTTGATGGCACCGAACGCATGCAGGCTCTCTTGCAGAATCTGTTGCTTTACTCGCGTTCAATGCGTAATGCACCTCAACAAAGACTAAGCCTCGATATGCCTTTGCGACAGGCTATCGAAGACTTAGAGCTGAGAATTCAAGAGACTCAGGCCGAAATTGAGATTCAAACCCCTTTGCCTATTGTCTTGGCCAATCCCACCCAAATGTGCCAATTGTTTCAAAACTTGTTGAGCAATGCGCTCAAGTTTTGTGTTGAGGCCCCCAAGATTTTTGTGGGTTGTGAACAAAAATCGGATCAGTGGTTGTTGAGCATTCGAGACAATGGGATTGGATTTTCTCCTGAAGACACCCAGTCTATCTTTGATGCCTTTCATCGTTTGCACAATAAAAGTGAATACCCAGGTACTGGTATTGGTTTGGCGATTTGTCAAAAAATTATGTTTCAGCACAAGGGCAAGATCTGGGCTGAGTCTGCTGTGGGAAAAGGCAGCACATTTTTCTTTTCTTTGCCCATTTTGAAAGAGGAGGGCTCTGTTCATGTATCAGACTGA
- a CDS encoding response regulator encodes MPENTSSSSFHVLLVDDDEGDAFIIEDLLEEIESDIQLSRVSDGVEAMAFLQQAPPYQTAKVPDLILLDLNMPRMDGRQVLKAIRENQELCHLPVVILTTSDARFDINFTYLEGGNCYIIKPSGIHKLMNMLRNISHFWGQVAQLPNPAFGTSGSS; translated from the coding sequence ATGCCAGAGAATACTTCTTCATCATCGTTTCACGTGCTTTTGGTTGACGATGATGAGGGCGATGCTTTCATTATTGAGGATCTTCTGGAGGAAATCGAATCAGATATCCAGTTGAGCCGGGTTTCTGATGGGGTAGAAGCAATGGCCTTTCTCCAACAGGCCCCTCCTTATCAGACGGCCAAAGTTCCAGATCTTATTCTTTTGGATCTGAATATGCCCCGAATGGACGGGCGGCAAGTTTTGAAAGCGATTCGAGAAAATCAGGAATTGTGTCATTTACCTGTGGTGATTCTGACCACTTCAGATGCCCGCTTTGATATCAACTTTACCTATTTAGAGGGGGGCAACTGTTATATCATTAAACCTTCGGGTATTCACAAGCTGATGAATATGTTGCGGAACATAAGCCATTTTTGGGGGCAGGTGGCCCAATTGCCCAATCCAGCTTTTGGAACCTCAGGTTCTAGTTAG